The Rhododendron vialii isolate Sample 1 chromosome 5a, ASM3025357v1 genome contains a region encoding:
- the LOC131325713 gene encoding isoleucine--tRNA ligase, cytoplasmic-like isoform X1, whose product MDSIDKLEKLSGVKVFDCWFESGSMPYAYIHYPFENVELFEKNFPGHFVAERLDQTRGWLVSCHLFVYLINLYFPSCTRVSILLVPRLGLVNLG is encoded by the exons ATGGATTCCATTGATAAACTTGAAAAGCTTTCTGGTGTAAAG GTGTTTGATTGTTGGTTTGAGAGTGGATCGATGCCATATGCATATATCCACTATCCATTTGAGAATGTTGAGCTCTTCGAGAAGAACTTCCCCGGGCATTTTGTGGCTGAGAGGTTGGATCAAACTCGTGGCTGGTTAGTTTCTTGTCATTTGTTTGTGTACTTAATCAATCTCTATTTCCCTTCTTGTACAAGGGTTTCTATCCTGCTAGTTCCTAGATTAGGGCTTGTGAATTTGGGGTAG
- the LOC131325713 gene encoding uncharacterized protein LOC131325713 isoform X2 → MDSIDKLEKLSGVKLTCIVTKLIISVSRQVMALVLECFDALRMCLIVGLRVDRCHMHISTIHLRMLSSSRRTSPGILWLRGWIKLVAG, encoded by the exons ATGGATTCCATTGATAAACTTGAAAAGCTTTCTGGTGTAAAG CTGACTTGCATCGTCACAAAATTGATCATATCAGTATCCCGTCAAGTCATGGCCCTAGTTTTGGAGTGCTTCGACGCGTTGAGGAT GTGTTTGATTGTTGGTTTGAGAGTGGATCGATGCCATATGCATATATCCACTATCCATTTGAGAATGTTGAGCTCTTCGAGAAGAACTTCCCCGGGCATTTTGTGGCTGAGAGGTTGGATCAAACTCGTGGCTGGTTAG